The proteins below come from a single Salinilacihabitans rarus genomic window:
- a CDS encoding pyridoxamine 5'-phosphate oxidase family protein, producing the protein MGGASEVGAELSERESRSLLTSHDHGVLSIASRDRSYGLPISYAYDEANDRLIFGFVNTPESKKHQFAVATEEATLTIYEYDDVDSWRSVIVTGPIAPIPDSEVSVQLAPIFFVEEDETGESQLVELDEFDRTWYALQIDEISGRQSGYSIH; encoded by the coding sequence ATGGGGGGCGCTTCGGAAGTAGGGGCGGAGTTAAGCGAGAGGGAGAGCCGCTCGTTGCTCACGTCACACGACCACGGCGTCTTGAGCATTGCGAGTAGGGACCGGAGCTATGGTCTCCCGATATCATATGCGTATGATGAAGCCAATGACCGTCTCATTTTTGGGTTCGTAAATACCCCCGAGAGTAAGAAACACCAATTCGCCGTCGCGACCGAGGAAGCGACGCTGACGATCTACGAGTACGACGACGTCGACTCCTGGAGAAGCGTTATCGTCACAGGGCCGATCGCACCTATTCCGGACTCCGAAGTCTCTGTGCAGCTAGCTCCCATTTTCTTCGTCGAGGAAGATGAGACAGGCGAGTCCCAATTAGTAGAACTCGACGAGTTCGACCGAACGTGGTACGCGCTCCAGATTGACGAGATCTCCGGTCGGCAGAGTGGATACTCAATACATTAA
- a CDS encoding site-specific integrase, with product MATTPRDRLNREKNTIDELADVGELSRDVRDALLEWADALDGETTRRKYFDADGSEKTYAPRSIEAYLQSLRLCVERGCDLLKCSAEEFNAFIDGQHDDRGLSKTTLARYQSAARTFYRYHDTLGVDPDDIHVYSERSPPRHDEQDMFTHDEVDALREACETPRDRAFLELLIFTGQRITALQTLRIRDADVQEGVIYLNDDVDGLKGAADRGRKRPMFGARKYVRDWLQYHPRKDDPDAPLFVGDPKNHRTNLDEPWSDPGIRQHLKRIADRAGVDKPVNPHNFRHYFVTVMKRDYDLDSDTLRSLLGVAPDSTILETVYAHVTNDEYVEKAEIAVGYREPERESPMTPDACPTCGELLKDHWRRCPSCDELFGPDIEQLAEETDAASDDALDEALDSDDPLSAEERQAVRTVLEAIDDPVTLADELESSN from the coding sequence ATGGCTACGACGCCGCGCGACCGACTCAACCGCGAGAAGAACACGATCGACGAACTCGCTGACGTCGGCGAACTCTCGCGAGATGTTCGCGACGCGCTCCTTGAGTGGGCTGACGCGCTCGATGGCGAGACGACGCGCCGAAAATACTTCGACGCCGACGGGAGCGAGAAGACCTACGCTCCGCGGTCGATCGAGGCCTACCTGCAGAGCCTCCGGCTGTGCGTCGAGCGCGGCTGTGATCTCCTCAAGTGTTCGGCCGAGGAGTTCAACGCGTTCATCGATGGCCAGCACGACGACCGTGGCCTCTCGAAGACGACGCTCGCCCGCTACCAGTCCGCCGCACGGACCTTCTACCGCTATCACGATACTCTCGGAGTCGACCCCGACGATATCCACGTCTACAGCGAGCGGTCGCCGCCGCGCCACGACGAACAGGATATGTTCACTCACGATGAGGTCGACGCACTTCGCGAGGCGTGCGAGACGCCGCGAGACCGGGCCTTCCTCGAGTTGCTCATCTTCACCGGTCAGCGCATCACCGCACTTCAGACGCTTCGCATCCGGGACGCCGACGTCCAAGAGGGCGTGATCTACCTCAACGACGACGTCGACGGACTGAAAGGCGCTGCCGATCGCGGTCGGAAGCGACCGATGTTCGGCGCGCGGAAATACGTCCGTGACTGGCTGCAGTACCATCCTCGAAAGGACGACCCCGACGCGCCGCTGTTCGTCGGCGATCCGAAGAACCACCGGACGAACCTCGACGAGCCATGGAGCGATCCCGGGATCCGCCAACACCTGAAGCGCATCGCCGATCGGGCTGGCGTCGATAAGCCGGTGAATCCGCACAACTTCCGACACTACTTCGTGACCGTCATGAAGCGCGACTACGATCTCGACAGCGACACGCTGCGGTCGTTGCTCGGTGTCGCACCCGACAGCACGATCCTCGAGACGGTCTACGCGCACGTAACGAACGACGAGTACGTCGAGAAGGCCGAGATTGCAGTCGGCTACCGCGAACCCGAGCGCGAGAGCCCCATGACTCCCGACGCCTGTCCGACGTGTGGCGAACTCCTCAAAGATCACTGGCGTCGGTGCCCGTCCTGTGACGAACTCTTTGGCCCCGACATCGAGCAGCTGGCCGAGGAGACTGACGCGGCGTCCGACGACGCACTTGACGAGGCGCTCGATAGCGACGACCCGCTGTCTGCCGAAGAACGTCAGGCCGTCCGAACCGTCCTCGAGGCGATCGACGACCCAGTCACCCTCGCTGACGAACTCGAGAGTTCGAACTGA
- a CDS encoding XkdF-like putative serine protease domain-containing protein yields MPVQKGETFEKRVEFKATDDERRVATGGVLVPSKVDLQGDWLTSEQIRELADDFMARLQAADDDDVDSVPGVMHAVFPPEHVTLVENRVLEEAETIGGKEFPAGSWIQSWRFDDDELWSLVADGILSGYSIGAIDVKWEGPYDQSELPEGITVADGYPDDEPAWQIVAATIAEVSSVDIPAVPDAVMASVKAAGVQTYSREKNVLDRVGGKDEFLEVMADRGHDEEAATRMWSYLQRAAEEGADQHPADKASDGVLRRMGRAALNAFSSGGPDAESAPQAAAKSTDDGAPSPEATAAKEGRTLSRANRNALFATIDASLDVLQDAGVDHGMTRFTDREEIDWTLDDHTAREWATPDDDEDADGEDDEETAPVDPSFESATGGETPDDTTMSADDTDTDTPDDTFADAPEWAKAIHDQTQENSKRIEELVDDGDEPEKDADEPDDPEKSTDANEDVDEGPPEWAKAIQEQTEKNADRIESLAKASGQSQQLDEPAQTTESTDTNRKFSSAWDQTFGIGAAEGGD; encoded by the coding sequence ATGCCGGTACAGAAGGGCGAAACGTTCGAGAAACGCGTCGAGTTCAAGGCCACCGACGACGAGCGGCGCGTCGCGACCGGCGGCGTCCTCGTGCCGTCGAAGGTCGACCTCCAGGGTGACTGGCTGACGTCGGAGCAGATCCGCGAGCTGGCGGACGACTTCATGGCCCGCCTCCAGGCGGCCGACGACGACGACGTCGATTCGGTCCCAGGCGTGATGCACGCGGTCTTTCCGCCCGAGCACGTCACGCTCGTCGAGAACCGCGTCCTTGAGGAAGCCGAGACGATCGGCGGCAAGGAGTTCCCCGCCGGCTCGTGGATCCAGTCGTGGCGCTTCGACGACGACGAACTCTGGAGTCTCGTCGCCGACGGCATCCTCTCGGGGTACTCGATCGGCGCGATCGACGTCAAGTGGGAAGGCCCATACGACCAGTCCGAACTGCCCGAGGGCATCACTGTCGCCGACGGCTACCCGGACGACGAGCCGGCGTGGCAGATCGTCGCGGCGACGATCGCCGAAGTGTCGAGTGTCGACATCCCGGCGGTCCCCGACGCCGTCATGGCCTCGGTGAAAGCCGCCGGCGTCCAGACCTACAGCCGCGAGAAGAACGTCCTCGACCGCGTCGGCGGGAAAGACGAGTTCCTCGAGGTGATGGCCGACCGCGGCCACGACGAGGAGGCGGCCACGCGGATGTGGAGCTACCTCCAGCGAGCCGCCGAGGAAGGCGCCGATCAGCACCCAGCTGACAAAGCGTCCGATGGCGTCCTCCGTCGGATGGGCCGGGCGGCGCTCAACGCCTTTTCTTCCGGCGGGCCCGACGCCGAGTCGGCCCCGCAGGCCGCTGCGAAGTCGACCGATGACGGCGCTCCCTCGCCAGAGGCGACCGCAGCGAAAGAGGGACGGACGCTCTCGCGGGCGAACCGCAACGCGCTGTTCGCGACGATCGACGCCTCGCTGGACGTCCTCCAGGACGCCGGCGTCGATCACGGCATGACGCGGTTCACCGATCGCGAGGAGATCGACTGGACGCTCGACGACCACACCGCCCGCGAGTGGGCGACACCCGACGACGACGAGGACGCGGACGGCGAGGACGACGAGGAGACGGCGCCAGTCGACCCGAGTTTCGAATCCGCTACCGGCGGCGAGACGCCGGACGACACGACCATGAGCGCAGACGACACCGACACCGACACCCCCGACGACACGTTCGCCGACGCCCCGGAGTGGGCGAAGGCGATCCACGACCAGACCCAGGAGAACAGCAAGCGAATCGAGGAACTCGTCGACGACGGCGACGAGCCCGAGAAGGACGCCGACGAGCCCGACGACCCGGAGAAGAGCACCGACGCCAACGAGGACGTCGACGAGGGGCCCCCGGAGTGGGCGAAGGCGATCCAGGAACAGACCGAGAAGAACGCCGATCGGATCGAGAGTCTGGCGAAGGCCTCGGGCCAGAGCCAGCAGCTCGACGAGCCGGCGCAGACCACGGAATCGACCGACACCAACCGCAAGTTCTCGTCCGCGTGGGACCAGACGTTCGGCATCGGCGCGGCCGAGGGAGGTGACTGA
- a CDS encoding IS5/IS1182 family transposase codes for MARRAVARYSSTFSKRRYMLHQHIVLLCLKVRKNTTYRTLLNKLIEMPPIRSALDLEELPSPSTLCKAFNRLDMAVWRVLLNLSVTLLSTNGVVGIDASGFNRSHASNHYTKRTKLTLQQLNVTLFVDTRANAVLDLHVTTIRKHDSKIAPSLIKRNTSEVAILLGNKGYDDQEIRALAVKIVFIRSRHWSKQFRELVIGCLTHHLDRIL; via the coding sequence TTGGCTCGCCGAGCTGTTGCACGGTATTCCTCGACGTTCTCGAAACGGCGCTACATGCTCCACCAGCACATCGTCTTGCTCTGCCTCAAAGTTCGGAAGAACACGACGTATCGGACACTTCTTAACAAACTTATCGAGATGCCCCCGATTCGGAGTGCCCTCGATCTTGAGGAACTCCCGTCCCCTTCGACGTTGTGTAAGGCGTTCAACCGCCTTGACATGGCTGTTTGGCGCGTCCTGCTCAACCTCTCGGTCACACTCCTCTCGACTAACGGTGTCGTCGGTATCGATGCCTCCGGCTTTAACCGTAGTCACGCCTCGAACCACTACACAAAGCGAACGAAGTTGACGCTTCAGCAGTTGAACGTCACACTTTTCGTGGATACGAGAGCGAATGCCGTCCTCGATCTTCACGTGACGACGATTAGAAAACACGACTCGAAGATCGCGCCGTCGCTCATCAAGCGAAATACCAGTGAAGTAGCGATTCTCCTCGGCAACAAAGGATACGACGACCAGGAGATTCGCGCGTTAGCCGTGAAGATAGTGTTCATCCGCTCACGACACTGGTCGAAGCAGTTCCGTGAACTCGTTATCGGTTGTCTCACTCACCACCTCGACAGGATACTCTGA
- a CDS encoding phage portal protein produces the protein MSTDDDTPTTTTTTDDGPAGHVGKGAYSEITRSITEKAEETQQLEERAKGKIRGGAVLPPFDPAKLAKLLEVNTTHAKCVYSKARNVAGYGLEIVPHPDIEDPDETQREVAENFWFGADSTWQVGPVSSERSTPADVLEMGWIDYEGIGWLSLEVLTTMDGTPIGLAYVPAMTVRRRKDEPGYAQLREGRITYYGAFGDRYRGLEPTIADGAGDEPPTVTYETDGDADEAPQFVDAESGDSGPDINSQNQANELIFKRNHSPLYTYYGAPDIIPGLPTIEADDAARDFNIDFFENNAVPRLAIIVEGGELTQGARQDIHDLLHGMKDQDHRTVILEVEKLLETTDGITMDDDADDLAIRVEPLTVGINEDASFQDFRDRNEHEILKTHEVPPIEAGQIKSGAFSTDAQAQRKGYIETVIRPKQEAYAQLLYETVHAALGVTDYTIRFKTRGVDTRLIDADYASKLIQSSQGAITVNEAREVIANITGEDLGQLEDDRGNQLLAALDRRGGNGDGGGAEEAERPDAAPPPRMKIGENPAIDVSKDIDMVQFDSSNLRAGLYDYDTRDLYIRFIGDPQDRIYVYRFVEPETWEALKNASSHGSYHYHNIRMAYPYEELTASDWPQQGRAAPDRNDAVRAFLEA, from the coding sequence ATGAGCACAGACGACGACACGCCTACGACCACGACCACAACGGACGACGGCCCGGCCGGCCACGTCGGCAAGGGAGCCTACTCGGAGATCACGCGGTCGATCACCGAGAAGGCCGAAGAAACACAGCAACTCGAAGAGCGTGCCAAGGGCAAGATCCGCGGTGGGGCGGTCCTGCCGCCGTTCGACCCGGCGAAGCTGGCGAAGCTCCTCGAGGTGAACACCACCCACGCGAAGTGTGTCTACTCGAAGGCGCGCAACGTCGCCGGCTACGGCCTCGAGATCGTTCCGCACCCGGACATCGAAGACCCGGACGAGACGCAGCGCGAGGTAGCGGAAAACTTCTGGTTCGGCGCGGACTCGACGTGGCAGGTCGGCCCGGTCTCTTCGGAGCGATCGACGCCGGCAGACGTCCTCGAGATGGGCTGGATCGACTACGAGGGCATCGGCTGGCTCTCGCTCGAAGTGCTGACGACGATGGACGGTACGCCGATCGGGCTGGCGTACGTCCCGGCGATGACGGTCCGCCGGCGCAAGGACGAACCCGGCTACGCCCAGCTTCGCGAGGGGCGGATTACCTACTACGGCGCGTTCGGCGATCGGTATCGCGGGCTCGAACCGACGATCGCCGACGGGGCCGGTGACGAACCGCCGACGGTCACCTACGAGACCGACGGGGATGCCGACGAGGCGCCGCAGTTCGTCGACGCCGAAAGCGGTGACTCAGGGCCCGACATCAACTCACAGAACCAAGCGAATGAACTGATCTTCAAGCGCAATCACTCGCCGCTGTACACCTACTATGGCGCGCCAGACATCATTCCGGGCCTTCCGACGATCGAGGCCGACGACGCCGCGCGCGACTTCAACATCGACTTCTTCGAGAACAACGCCGTTCCGCGGCTGGCGATCATCGTCGAGGGCGGCGAACTCACGCAGGGCGCCCGGCAGGACATCCACGACCTCCTACACGGGATGAAAGACCAGGACCACCGGACGGTGATCCTTGAGGTCGAGAAGCTGCTCGAGACGACCGACGGGATCACGATGGACGACGACGCGGACGACCTCGCGATCCGCGTCGAGCCACTGACCGTTGGCATCAACGAGGACGCCAGCTTTCAGGATTTCCGCGATCGCAACGAGCATGAGATCCTCAAGACACACGAGGTTCCGCCGATCGAGGCGGGCCAGATCAAAAGCGGGGCGTTCTCGACGGATGCGCAGGCCCAGCGGAAGGGCTACATCGAGACGGTCATCCGACCCAAGCAGGAGGCGTACGCCCAGCTACTCTACGAGACGGTCCACGCGGCGCTGGGCGTCACCGACTACACGATCCGGTTCAAGACGCGCGGCGTCGACACACGGCTGATCGACGCCGACTACGCCTCGAAGCTGATCCAGTCGTCGCAGGGTGCGATCACAGTCAACGAGGCCCGCGAGGTCATCGCGAACATCACCGGCGAGGACCTCGGCCAACTCGAAGACGACCGCGGCAACCAGTTGCTCGCGGCTCTTGACAGGCGCGGCGGCAACGGCGACGGTGGCGGCGCCGAGGAGGCCGAGCGACCGGACGCGGCGCCGCCGCCGCGGATGAAGATCGGCGAGAACCCGGCGATCGACGTCTCGAAGGACATCGACATGGTGCAGTTCGACTCGTCGAACCTGCGGGCCGGGCTGTACGACTACGACACCCGCGACCTGTACATCCGGTTCATCGGCGACCCGCAGGACCGCATCTACGTCTATCGGTTCGTCGAGCCGGAGACGTGGGAGGCGCTCAAAAACGCTTCGAGCCACGGTAGCTACCACTATCACAATATCCGGATGGCCTACCCGTACGAGGAGCTGACGGCGTCGGATTGGCCCCAGCAGGGCCGGGCGGCACCCGATCGGAATGACGCCGTCCGAGCCTTCCTGGAGGCGTAA
- a CDS encoding DUF5131 family protein: MSFTETNIRWTDTTWNPVHGCSKTSEGCRNCYAEAVSRRYGHTEADWTHVNAEANVQLKTHYLGDRLRDPRWVFVNSMSDLLHAEVPDAFVGAVLEACADMPASAFQVLTKHGPDADRDVPVGLPENVMLGVSVESARREYRLDWLREQDATTRFVSFEPLVEPVTDPDLAGIDWAIIGGESGAADHRREMDPAWARALVTACREQDVAVFFKQHSGPHPERDVRLDLGDGPERIEEFPALPDGVVPAPQEFLTDEVVA; the protein is encoded by the coding sequence ATGTCGTTCACCGAGACCAACATCCGGTGGACGGACACGACGTGGAATCCCGTCCACGGGTGCTCGAAGACGAGCGAGGGGTGTCGGAACTGCTACGCCGAGGCGGTGAGCCGGCGCTACGGCCACACCGAGGCCGACTGGACGCACGTCAATGCAGAGGCGAACGTCCAGCTGAAAACGCACTACCTCGGCGACCGCCTCCGCGACCCGCGCTGGGTGTTCGTCAACAGCATGTCTGACCTGCTGCACGCCGAGGTGCCCGACGCGTTCGTCGGGGCAGTCCTGGAGGCGTGCGCGGACATGCCCGCCTCCGCGTTTCAGGTTCTCACGAAGCACGGGCCGGACGCCGATCGGGACGTCCCGGTCGGCCTGCCGGAGAACGTCATGCTGGGCGTGAGCGTCGAGTCGGCGCGCCGCGAGTACCGCCTCGACTGGCTTCGCGAGCAGGACGCGACGACCCGGTTCGTCAGCTTCGAGCCGCTCGTCGAGCCCGTCACGGACCCTGACCTCGCGGGGATCGACTGGGCGATCATCGGTGGCGAATCCGGCGCCGCCGACCACCGACGGGAGATGGATCCCGCGTGGGCGCGCGCCCTCGTCACCGCGTGCCGGGAGCAGGACGTCGCGGTGTTCTTCAAGCAGCACAGCGGGCCGCACCCGGAGCGCGACGTCCGCCTCGATCTCGGTGACGGCCCCGAACGAATCGAGGAGTTCCCCGCGCTGCCCGACGGCGTCGTCCCAGCACCGCAGGAGTTCCTTACCGACGAGGTGGTCGCATGA
- a CDS encoding antitoxin VapB family protein, which yields MGRKADTHIRVTEETWKRLNNRKRPGDSFDDVIERLLEDVEANEESEGNDTETDGGDTATAAAD from the coding sequence ATGGGCCGAAAAGCCGACACCCACATTCGTGTAACCGAGGAGACATGGAAGCGCCTTAACAACCGGAAGCGCCCTGGGGACAGTTTCGATGACGTCATCGAGCGGTTACTTGAAGACGTTGAAGCGAATGAGGAATCCGAGGGAAACGACACCGAAACGGACGGCGGAGACACCGCAACAGCAGCAGCTGATTGA
- a CDS encoding MarR family transcriptional regulator, producing MPEQLPPEIVDDTPATRLVYLVLEDTVLNQTMLAERTGLSTRRAREAANNLVDRELLISYRDPTDQRRRVYYRPDCFASVVAAHRSYTKLR from the coding sequence ATGCCTGAGCAACTTCCACCAGAGATTGTCGACGACACGCCGGCGACGCGGCTCGTCTATCTCGTCCTCGAGGACACAGTTCTGAACCAGACGATGCTTGCCGAACGAACTGGGCTCTCGACACGCCGTGCTCGGGAGGCAGCGAACAATCTCGTCGACCGCGAGCTGCTGATTTCCTACCGAGATCCGACGGACCAGCGCCGCCGCGTCTACTATCGACCGGACTGTTTCGCCAGCGTCGTAGCCGCACACCGATCGTATACGAAGCTTCGGTAG
- a CDS encoding HalOD1 output domain-containing protein, which translates to MTGGESQGNEIASAPDSMLVSSTRWSQEPGQTPVYAIASAVADAADSDPLELPPLNEAIDPDALNTLFTTPLEPAGIQVTFRYAGYEIRIEDTGNVRVYARSD; encoded by the coding sequence ATGACCGGGGGAGAATCACAGGGAAATGAGATCGCCTCTGCACCCGATTCAATGCTAGTCAGCAGCACGAGATGGTCTCAAGAGCCGGGACAGACGCCGGTCTACGCAATCGCCTCTGCAGTTGCAGACGCGGCTGACTCCGACCCGCTCGAATTGCCCCCGCTCAACGAGGCGATCGACCCCGATGCCCTCAACACACTGTTCACGACACCATTGGAGCCCGCCGGAATACAGGTTACGTTCCGGTATGCTGGCTATGAGATCCGAATCGAGGACACCGGAAACGTACGCGTCTACGCTAGAAGCGACTAA
- a CDS encoding DUF7563 family protein: protein MSHVDDALHRLADVVEALEETAVDVDRAHVLDWDDQTVTGQLVVIAPADGDLAIGAVAPATGADESVADDQNADTDQEADEYACDVPGCDYTGSERGLAIHKGRAHKGGGDADDEPEDEDDDTGEDPFVEARKRQQDSEESDPSTEDDTTSEATSEAPDVDLAEADADDGAEGSGAAGDDDQDESAAADGAQETGAESENETETEAEDGADAGSSRRYQCACGVACETSFEYYVHRTEDHGVPQAHLGYLEPGEFEEIVREGETLQDIVDATGWSPERTLRALGVYGLSDVVGPDGIELSNLTDYEFEGVAAVDEAGDEETEAVDEVAEEPERSVANDGGAVAFRDYSGSAGNANRCSNCGAHLDKKFTRVFEPDEEGAPRACPNCDNLVREADAQTIREKRSKRGGGV, encoded by the coding sequence ATGAGCCACGTCGACGACGCGCTCCATCGGCTCGCCGACGTCGTCGAGGCCCTCGAAGAGACGGCGGTCGACGTCGACCGCGCGCACGTCCTCGACTGGGACGACCAGACGGTCACAGGCCAACTGGTCGTGATCGCACCGGCCGACGGCGACCTCGCGATCGGGGCGGTCGCGCCGGCGACCGGTGCCGACGAGTCGGTAGCTGACGACCAGAACGCGGACACTGATCAGGAGGCCGACGAGTACGCCTGTGACGTCCCCGGCTGTGACTACACGGGATCGGAACGCGGTCTCGCGATCCACAAGGGCCGTGCGCACAAGGGCGGCGGCGACGCGGACGACGAGCCCGAGGACGAGGACGACGACACCGGTGAGGACCCGTTCGTCGAGGCACGGAAACGCCAGCAGGACAGCGAGGAGAGCGACCCCTCCACCGAGGACGACACTACGTCAGAGGCCACGTCAGAGGCACCCGATGTCGACCTCGCGGAGGCGGACGCGGACGACGGCGCCGAAGGATCCGGCGCCGCCGGCGACGACGACCAGGACGAGAGCGCGGCGGCGGACGGCGCCCAAGAGACCGGTGCTGAATCCGAGAACGAGACCGAAACCGAGGCCGAAGACGGCGCCGACGCTGGGTCGTCGCGACGCTACCAGTGCGCCTGCGGCGTCGCCTGCGAAACCAGCTTCGAGTACTACGTCCACCGCACCGAGGACCACGGCGTCCCGCAGGCACACCTCGGCTACCTCGAACCCGGCGAGTTCGAGGAGATCGTTCGCGAGGGGGAGACGCTCCAGGACATCGTCGACGCGACCGGCTGGAGCCCCGAGCGGACGCTCCGGGCGCTCGGCGTCTACGGCCTCTCCGACGTCGTCGGACCCGACGGGATCGAACTCTCGAATCTGACCGACTACGAGTTCGAGGGCGTTGCCGCCGTCGACGAGGCCGGCGACGAGGAGACGGAGGCCGTCGACGAAGTGGCCGAGGAGCCTGAGCGATCGGTCGCGAACGATGGCGGCGCCGTCGCCTTTCGCGACTACTCCGGGTCGGCAGGTAACGCGAACCGATGCTCGAATTGCGGCGCCCACCTCGACAAGAAGTTCACCCGGGTCTTTGAGCCCGACGAGGAGGGCGCCCCGCGGGCCTGCCCGAACTGCGACAACCTCGTCCGCGAGGCGGACGCCCAGACGATCCGTGAGAAGCGCAGCAAGCGCGGGGGTGGTGTCTGA
- a CDS encoding transcriptional regulator encodes MTYDYSRLVSDEEFVDTVADLYAAGERLPGDGGVPIDAVADTLGVSKDTASRHLKRLADAGEVDRVLGLGPKGPQPSYAPVEVDDAG; translated from the coding sequence ATGACGTACGACTACTCGCGGCTGGTCAGCGACGAGGAGTTCGTCGACACGGTCGCCGACCTCTACGCCGCGGGCGAGCGCCTGCCGGGTGACGGCGGCGTCCCGATCGACGCCGTCGCGGACACTCTCGGCGTCTCGAAGGACACGGCCTCACGACACCTCAAGCGCCTCGCCGACGCCGGCGAGGTCGACCGAGTGCTGGGCCTCGGCCCGAAGGGCCCGCAACCGAGTTACGCCCCCGTGGAGGTGGACGATGCAGGGTGA
- a CDS encoding PadR family transcriptional regulator translates to MDDLTGFQRDLLYVIAGMDHPSGQAVKDELDTYYKTTIDHGHLYSNLDILVEKGLVEKGRQDRRTNYYELTDAGEAEIRDRRAWRTQYIELEV, encoded by the coding sequence ATGGACGACCTGACCGGCTTTCAACGTGACCTCCTGTACGTCATCGCAGGGATGGACCACCCATCCGGACAGGCGGTGAAAGACGAACTCGACACGTACTACAAGACTACAATCGACCACGGGCACCTGTACTCAAATCTCGATATCCTTGTCGAGAAGGGTTTGGTCGAAAAAGGCCGGCAAGACCGTCGGACGAACTATTACGAGCTCACCGACGCGGGCGAGGCGGAAATCCGCGACCGTCGAGCGTGGCGGACGCAATATATCGAGTTAGAGGTGTAA
- a CDS encoding DUF7344 domain-containing protein, whose amino-acid sequence MTLRERFGLGSEAGPQAEDVDVDDLLAAVRNRRRRHLVQHLARDHGPEDVVTISQLAEYVAAVEFGPDFDGAERKAVYVALYQTHLDALEDVGAVECVDDRERAYRPGPNAAALAEVIDVAERVAGETVRGDEA is encoded by the coding sequence GTGACCCTCCGCGAGCGTTTCGGCCTCGGCTCGGAGGCCGGGCCGCAGGCCGAGGACGTCGACGTCGACGACCTGCTGGCGGCCGTCCGCAACCGGCGGCGACGCCACCTCGTCCAGCATCTCGCGCGCGACCACGGGCCCGAGGACGTCGTGACGATCTCGCAGCTCGCGGAGTACGTCGCCGCCGTCGAGTTCGGCCCCGATTTCGACGGGGCCGAGCGCAAGGCCGTCTACGTCGCGCTCTACCAGACCCACCTCGACGCGCTCGAAGACGTCGGCGCCGTCGAGTGTGTCGACGACCGCGAGCGCGCGTACCGTCCGGGGCCGAACGCCGCGGCCCTCGCCGAAGTGATCGACGTCGCCGAGCGCGTTGCCGGTGAGACCGTGAGGGGTGACGAGGCGTGA